In the genome of Hippoglossus hippoglossus isolate fHipHip1 chromosome 12, fHipHip1.pri, whole genome shotgun sequence, one region contains:
- the orai1b gene encoding calcium release-activated calcium channel protein 1, with the protein MSLNEHSLQALSWRKLYLSRAKLKASSRTSALLSGFAMVAMVEVQLDNSYPYPPALLIAFSACTTVLVAVHLFALMVSTCILPNIEAVSNVHNLNSVKESPHERMHRHIELAWAFSTVIGTLLFLAEVVLLCWVKFLPIKPNKGSNNTVSSGVAAAITSTSIMVPFGLIFIVFAVHFYRSLVSHKTDRQFQELEELSNLTRLQNELDNRGDSSILQSPSSHFP; encoded by the exons ATGAGCCTGAACGAGCACTCGCTGCAGGCTCTGTCCTGGAGGAAGCTGTACCTGAGTCGGGCCAAACTCAAGGCTTCCAGCCGGACATCAGCTCTGCTCTCCGGATTTGCAATG gtgGCTATGGTAGAAGTGCAGCTGGACAACAGCTACCCATACCCCCCTGCCCTCCTCATTGCCTTCAGTGCCTGCACCACAGTCCTCGTGGCCGTCCACCTCTTCGCTCTGATGGTCAGCACCTGCATCCTGCCCAACATCGAGGCCGTCAGCAATGTCCACAACCTCAACTCGGTGAAGGAGTCTCCGCACGAGCGAATGCACCGACACATTGAACTGGCGTGGGCCTTCTCCACAGTCATCGGTACTCTGCTCTTCCTGGCCGAGGTGGTTCTCCTCTGCTGGGTCAAATTTCTGCCCATCAAGCCCAACAAGGGCAGCAATAATACGGTGTCGTCCGGCGTGGCTGCTGCgatcacctccacctccatcatGGTCCCCTTCGGTTTGATCTTCATAGTCTTTGCTGTGCACTTCTACCGCTCCTTGGTCAGCCACAAGACCGACAGACAGtttcaggagctggaggagttATCGAACCTCACCAGGCTTCAGAACGAGCTGGACAACAGAGGGGACTCTTCCATCTTGCAGTCTCCGAGCTCACATTTCCCATAG
- the tmem120b gene encoding transmembrane protein 120B yields MSKPKFQTEWEEIDEEHQQLQESHKVYRHKLEELTNLQTTCSSSISKQRKGLKDLRYSLSKCAKTCDEIELKLITDIKTQIKDKENVFFDMEAYLPKRNGLYLNLVLGNVNVTLLSNQAKFAYKDEYEKFKLYMTIILMFGAITCLFFLNYRVTDEIFNFLLVWYYCTLTIRESILMSNGSRIKGWWVSHHYVSTFLSGVMLTWPEGAMYQMFRSQFLAFSIYQSFVQFLQYYYQSGCLYRLRALGERNQLDLTVEGFQSWMWRGLTFLLPFLFFGHFWQLYNSVTLFRLAGHEDCKEWQIFMLALTFLILFLGNFLTTVKVVHQKIQKNQEKVQKTD; encoded by the exons ATGTCCAAACCCAAGTTCCAGACGGAGTGGGAGGAAATAGACGAGGAGCACCAACAACTGCAG GAAAGTCACAAAGTATACAGACACAAACTTGAGGAGCTCACCAATCTTCAGACAACgtgcagcagctccatcagTAAACAGAGAAAAGGCCTGAAGGACCTGAGATACAGCTTGAGCAA ATGTGCGAAAACGTGTGACGAGATAGAACTGAAGTTGATCACGGacatcaaaacacaaatcaaagataaagaaaatgtcttttttgaTATGGAGGCATATTTGCCGAAGAGGAACGG ACTGTACCTCAATTTGGTCCTGGGCAACGTGAACGTAACACTTCTCAGCAACCAGGCAAA ATTTGCCTACAAAGACGAGTACGAGAAGTTCAAGCTTTACATGACAATAATCCTGATGTTCGGAGCCATAACCTGCCTCTTCTTTCTCAACTATCG TGTCACTGATGAAATCTTCAACTTTTTGCTGGTGTGGTACTACTGCACATTGACCATAAGGGAAAGCATCCTCATGAGCAATGGCTCCAG AATCAAAGGTTGGTGGGTGTCTCACCATTATGTGTCCACCTTTCTGTCTGGTGTAATGCTGACCTG GCCGGAGGGGGCCATGTATCAGATGTTCAGAAGCCAGTTTCTGGCTTTCTCTATATATCAGA GCTTCGTTCAGTTCCTCCAGTATTACTACCAGAGCGGCTGCTTATACCGGCTGCGAGCTCTGGGAGAGAGGAATCAGCTGGACCTCACAGTGG agggATTCCAGTCCTGGATGTGGAGAGGCCTCACGTTTCTTTTGCCATTCCTCTTTTTTGGCCAT TTTTGGCAGCTGTACAACTCGGTGACCCTGTTTCGCTTGGCAGGACATGAAGACTGTAAAGAGTGGCAG ATATTTATGTTGGCGTTGACGTTTCTCATCCTGTTCCTGGGAAATTTTCTCACCACGGTAAAAGTTGTGCACCAGAAAATCCAGAAAAACCAGGAGAAGGTGCAAAAAACTGACTGA
- the morn3 gene encoding MORN repeat-containing protein 3, whose translation MPFVKASQKTLSLSKLLDVKSQKCGLRHTVFSANGNEYTGEWQDNKKHGTGIQVWKKSGAIYDGEWRFGKQDGYGTYSVLQPETKKYERKYFGGWKNGTKHGYGKYLYSNSAVYDGEWSEDHRSGWGRMYYENGDVYEGEWMGDKSHGQGIIRFANGNWYEGAWQDGKKNGNGKFNYSDKGQLYEGFWVDGVAKCGTLSDFERDVTQTSSKYQIPQIHLVDMELVLREAQSTYLDHY comes from the exons ATGCCGTTTGTCAAAGCATCTCAGAAAACACTGTCACTTTCGAAACTGTTGGATGTGAAGTCACAGAAATGTGGACTGCGGCACACAGTTTTCTCGGCCAATGGGAATGAATACACTGGGGAGTGGCAGGACAACAAGAAGCACG GAACGGGAATTCAAGTTTGGAAGAAGTCTGGTGCTATTTATGATGGAGAGTGGAGATTTGGAAAACAGGATGGATATGGCACTTACAGtgtactgcagccagaaacAAAGAAGTATGAAAGGAAGTACTTTGGAGGGTGGAAAAATGGAACGAAGCAT GGGTATGGGAAATACTTGTATAGTAATTCTGCTGTTTATGACGGGGAGTGGAGTGAGGACCATCGGAGTGGCTGGGGGAGAATGTATTATGAGAATGGAGATGTCTACGAGGGAGAATGGATGGGGGATAAGAGCCACGGACAGGGCATCATTCGATTTG CAAATGGAAACTGGTATGAAGGCGCGTGGCAAGATGGCAAGAAGAACGGTAATGGGAAGTTCAACTATTCTGATAAAGGCCAACTCTATGAAGGCTTTTGGGTGGATGGCGTAGCAAAATGTGGGACCCTGTCGGATTTTGAAAGGGATGTAACACAAACTTCGAGCAAGTATCAAATTCCACAG ATCCACCTGGTGGATATGGAGTTGGTTTTAAGGGAAGCCCAGTCAACCTACCTTGATCACTATTGA
- the rhof gene encoding rho-related GTP-binding protein RhoF gives MTQNSAGTGNGTTKKGDELKIVIVGDGGCGKTSLLLVYARGNFPEKYAPSVFEKYVSTISLGGKEIQLNLYDTAGQEDYDRLRPLSYQEADLILICFDVTNPTSFENVLIKWFPEVKHFCQDIPVILIGCKTDLRKDKECSRKLMASNLSPITYSQGEEIRQQMNAELYLECSAKYQEHVEDIFREAAKKALAYCRKKKKCRRKKTCVVL, from the exons ATGACACAGAACAGTGCTGGGACTGGGAATGGCACCACAAAGAAGGGAGATGAACTCAAAATTGTGATTGTTGGAGATGGAGGCTGCGGGAAAACATCTCTTCTGCTCGTTTATGCTCGAGGAAACTTTCCAGAG aaatatgctCCATCAGTGTTTGAAAAATATGTCAGCACTATCTCTCTCGGAGGAAAAGAGATACAGCTCAACCTGTATGACACAGCCG GACAGGAAGACTATGACAGACTGAGACCACTCTCTTATCAAGAGGCCGACCTGATCCTGATCTGCTTCGACGTGACCAACCCCACCAGCTTTGAGAATGTCCTGATAAAG TGGTTCCCTGAGGTGAAGCATTTCTGTCAGGACATACCGGTCATCCTGATTGGCTGCAAGACCGACCTCCGGAAGGACAAGGAGTGTTCGAGGAAGCTGATGGCCTCGAATCTGTCTCCCATCACATACTCGCAG GGTGAGGAGATCCGGCAGCAGATGAACGCAGAGCTCTACCTCGAGTGCTCAGCGAAGTATCAGGAGCACGTAGAGGACATTTTCAGAGAGGCCGCCAAAAAGGCTCTGGCCTACTGtcggaaaaaaaagaagtgtaGGAGGAAGAAGACATGTGTGGTTTTGTGA